A single genomic interval of Dromiciops gliroides isolate mDroGli1 chromosome 1, mDroGli1.pri, whole genome shotgun sequence harbors:
- the GFUS gene encoding GDP-L-fucose synthase → MADPSEVTRILVTGGSGLVGKAIQRVVADGASQPGEQWIFVSSKDADLMDTAQTRALFEKHRPTHVIHLAAMVGGLFRNIKYNLDFWRKNIQINDNVLQSAYEVGTRKVVSCLSTCIFPDKTTYPIDETMIHNGPPHNSNFGYSYAKRMIDVQNRAYFQQYGCTFTAVIPTNVFGPHDNFNIEDGHVLPGLIHKVYLAKRSGSALTVWGTGKPRRQFIYSLDLARLFLWVLREYNEVDPIILSVDEEDEVSIKEAAETITEAMGFQGELTFDTTKSDGQFKKTASNKKLRAYLPDFQFTPFKQAVKETCAWFENNYEQARK, encoded by the exons ATGGCAGACCCATCGGAGGTCACTCGGATCCTGGTCACTGGGGGCTCTGGCCTGGTGGGGAAGGCCATCCAGAGAGTGGTGGCTGATGGTGCCAGCCAGCCTGGAGAACAGTGGATATTTGTCTCCTCTAAGGATGCAGACCTAAT GGACACAGCCCAGACCCGAGCCCTGTTTGAGAAGCACCGGCCAACACATGTTATCCATTTGGCCGCCATGGTGGGCGGCCTCTTCCGAAACATCAAGTATAACCTGGACTTCTGG aggaagaaCATTCAGATCAATGACAACGTCCTGCAGTCAGCCTATGAGGTGGGCACTCGGAAGGTGGTCTCCTGCCTCTCCACCTGTATCTTCCCTGACAAGACCACCTACCCCATCGATGAGACCATG ATTCACAACGGACCCCCACACAACAGCAACTTCGGCTACTCCTATGCTAAGCGCATGATCGACGTGCAGAACAG GGCTTACTTCCAGCAGTACGGCTGTACCTTCACCGCTGTCATCCCCACAAACGTCTTTGGACCCCATGACAACTTCAACATTGAAGATGGCCATGTGCTTCCTGGCCTCATCCACAAAGTCTACCTTGCAAAGC gCAGCGGCTCAGCTCTGACCGTGTGGGGCACTGGGAAGCCTCGAAGGCAATTCATCTACTCCTTG GACCTGGCCCGCCTCTTCCTCTGGGTCCTTCGGGAATACAATGAGGTGGATCCTATCATCCTATCAG TGGATGAAGAGGATGAGGTGTCCATCAAGGAGGCAGCTGAGACCATCACAGAGGCCATGGGCTTCCAAGGGGAGCTGACT TTTGACACAACCAAGTCGGATGGGCAGTTCAAGAAGACAGCCAGCAACAAGAAGTTGAGGGCCTACCTTCCAGACTTCCAGTTCACGCCCTTCAAACAAG CTGTAAAGGAGACTTGTGCCTGGTTTGAAAACAACTACGAGCAAGCCAGGAAGTGA